A stretch of Gambusia affinis linkage group LG10, SWU_Gaff_1.0, whole genome shotgun sequence DNA encodes these proteins:
- the LOC122838998 gene encoding E3 ubiquitin-protein ligase RNF126-like isoform X1 → MAEAPPCTSRFFCHRCSLEISPRLPEYMCPQCESGFIEELLEERSADNGSMSTMSSGPQNQQPLENLDQHLSMFPSGFGQFSVSVFDDTFDLGPGLRTEDNRDAENQSERDMSSRQRYSARQSRSRHGSRRQAGRHDGAPTLEGIIQQLVNGIIGPPANIGVGAWGVLHSNPMDYAWGANGLDAIITQLLNQFENSGPPPADSDKIKSLPTVEITDEHVASGLECPVCKEDYSVGENVRQLPCNHMFHNDCIVPWLEQHDTCPVCRTSLTGLNTATNPPELSEMNFTSSPSSSSSSSSSSTSSSPPSSDSTSNESSADNS, encoded by the exons ATGGCTGAAGCTCCTCCATGCACAAGCCGGTTCTTCTGTCACAGATGCTCACTGGAGATTAGTCCTCGGCTTCCC gaATATATGTGTCCACAATGTGAGTCTGGATTTATTGAGGAGCTGCTGGAAGAGAGAAG TGCTGACAATGGGTCCATGTCCACCATGTCCAGCGGACCCCAGAACCAACAACCATTGGAG aatcTTGACCAGCATTTATCTATGTTCCCCTCCGGCTTTGGTCAGTTTTCCGTTAGCGTCTTTGATGACACCTTTGACCTTGGGCCTGGACTAAGGACAGAGGACAATCGGGATGCTGAAAACCAGTCAGAAAGGGACATGTCATCTCGGCAGCGATATAGTGCCAGGCAGAGTAGAAGTCGTCATGGTTCAAGACGGCAAGCAGGAAGGCACGACGGAGCTCCTACTTTAGAAGG tatCATCCAACAACTTGTGAATGGAATAATTGGACCTCCTGCAAATATTGGTGTTGGGGCCTG GGGGGTTCTCCACTCCAATCCAATGGACTATGCTTGGGGTGCTAATGGACTTGATGCTATCATAACacag ttATTAAACCAGTTTGAGAACTCGGGTCCACCGCCTGCTGacagtgacaaaataaaaagtcttccTACAGTGGAAATTACCGATGAGCATGTTG CTTCAGGACTGGAATGTCCAGTGTGTAAAGAAGATTACAGTGTTGGAGAAAACGTGCGACAGCTCCCGTGCAATCACATGTTTCACAATGATTGCATAGTCCCCTGGCTGGAACAG cacGACACTTGTCCAGTATGCAGGACGAGCTTGACTGGACTGAACACGGCAACAAACCCTCCAGAACTCTCAGAGATGAACTTTACATCCTCcccttcctcctcatcctcatcctcctcctcctccacctcttcttcCCCTCCGTCCTCGGATTCCACCAGCAACGAGAGCTCCGCTGATAACTCGTAG
- the LOC122838998 gene encoding E3 ubiquitin-protein ligase RNF126-like isoform X3, with protein MCPQCESGFIEELLEERSADNGSMSTMSSGPQNQQPLENLDQHLSMFPSGFGQFSVSVFDDTFDLGPGLRTEDNRDAENQSERDMSSRQRYSARQSRSRHGSRRQAGRHDGAPTLEGIIQQLVNGIIGPPANIGVGAWGVLHSNPMDYAWGANGLDAIITQLLNQFENSGPPPADSDKIKSLPTVEITDEHVASGLECPVCKEDYSVGENVRQLPCNHMFHNDCIVPWLEQHDTCPVCRTSLTGLNTATNPPELSEMNFTSSPSSSSSSSSSSTSSSPPSSDSTSNESSADNS; from the exons ATGTGTCCACAATGTGAGTCTGGATTTATTGAGGAGCTGCTGGAAGAGAGAAG TGCTGACAATGGGTCCATGTCCACCATGTCCAGCGGACCCCAGAACCAACAACCATTGGAG aatcTTGACCAGCATTTATCTATGTTCCCCTCCGGCTTTGGTCAGTTTTCCGTTAGCGTCTTTGATGACACCTTTGACCTTGGGCCTGGACTAAGGACAGAGGACAATCGGGATGCTGAAAACCAGTCAGAAAGGGACATGTCATCTCGGCAGCGATATAGTGCCAGGCAGAGTAGAAGTCGTCATGGTTCAAGACGGCAAGCAGGAAGGCACGACGGAGCTCCTACTTTAGAAGG tatCATCCAACAACTTGTGAATGGAATAATTGGACCTCCTGCAAATATTGGTGTTGGGGCCTG GGGGGTTCTCCACTCCAATCCAATGGACTATGCTTGGGGTGCTAATGGACTTGATGCTATCATAACacag ttATTAAACCAGTTTGAGAACTCGGGTCCACCGCCTGCTGacagtgacaaaataaaaagtcttccTACAGTGGAAATTACCGATGAGCATGTTG CTTCAGGACTGGAATGTCCAGTGTGTAAAGAAGATTACAGTGTTGGAGAAAACGTGCGACAGCTCCCGTGCAATCACATGTTTCACAATGATTGCATAGTCCCCTGGCTGGAACAG cacGACACTTGTCCAGTATGCAGGACGAGCTTGACTGGACTGAACACGGCAACAAACCCTCCAGAACTCTCAGAGATGAACTTTACATCCTCcccttcctcctcatcctcatcctcctcctcctccacctcttcttcCCCTCCGTCCTCGGATTCCACCAGCAACGAGAGCTCCGCTGATAACTCGTAG
- the LOC122838998 gene encoding E3 ubiquitin-protein ligase RNF126-like isoform X2 translates to MAEAPPCTSRFFCHRCSLEISPRLPEYMCPQCESGFIEELLEERSADNGSMSTMSSGPQNQQPLEFSVSVFDDTFDLGPGLRTEDNRDAENQSERDMSSRQRYSARQSRSRHGSRRQAGRHDGAPTLEGIIQQLVNGIIGPPANIGVGAWGVLHSNPMDYAWGANGLDAIITQLLNQFENSGPPPADSDKIKSLPTVEITDEHVASGLECPVCKEDYSVGENVRQLPCNHMFHNDCIVPWLEQHDTCPVCRTSLTGLNTATNPPELSEMNFTSSPSSSSSSSSSSTSSSPPSSDSTSNESSADNS, encoded by the exons ATGGCTGAAGCTCCTCCATGCACAAGCCGGTTCTTCTGTCACAGATGCTCACTGGAGATTAGTCCTCGGCTTCCC gaATATATGTGTCCACAATGTGAGTCTGGATTTATTGAGGAGCTGCTGGAAGAGAGAAG TGCTGACAATGGGTCCATGTCCACCATGTCCAGCGGACCCCAGAACCAACAACCATTGGAG TTTTCCGTTAGCGTCTTTGATGACACCTTTGACCTTGGGCCTGGACTAAGGACAGAGGACAATCGGGATGCTGAAAACCAGTCAGAAAGGGACATGTCATCTCGGCAGCGATATAGTGCCAGGCAGAGTAGAAGTCGTCATGGTTCAAGACGGCAAGCAGGAAGGCACGACGGAGCTCCTACTTTAGAAGG tatCATCCAACAACTTGTGAATGGAATAATTGGACCTCCTGCAAATATTGGTGTTGGGGCCTG GGGGGTTCTCCACTCCAATCCAATGGACTATGCTTGGGGTGCTAATGGACTTGATGCTATCATAACacag ttATTAAACCAGTTTGAGAACTCGGGTCCACCGCCTGCTGacagtgacaaaataaaaagtcttccTACAGTGGAAATTACCGATGAGCATGTTG CTTCAGGACTGGAATGTCCAGTGTGTAAAGAAGATTACAGTGTTGGAGAAAACGTGCGACAGCTCCCGTGCAATCACATGTTTCACAATGATTGCATAGTCCCCTGGCTGGAACAG cacGACACTTGTCCAGTATGCAGGACGAGCTTGACTGGACTGAACACGGCAACAAACCCTCCAGAACTCTCAGAGATGAACTTTACATCCTCcccttcctcctcatcctcatcctcctcctcctccacctcttcttcCCCTCCGTCCTCGGATTCCACCAGCAACGAGAGCTCCGCTGATAACTCGTAG